The Corallococcus soli genome has a window encoding:
- a CDS encoding polysaccharide deacetylase family protein encodes MPAARLASISVDLDSLPHYCRIHGLPESLLDARARTLIHRVAVPRFRDLLASVGAPGTFFAIGEDLEADPGAADGMRRAHAAGIEVASHSHAHDYALTRRGPDAIAEDLARADAAILKATGVRPSGFRAPGYTLNADLYAATVAQGYLYGSSTFPAAPYYAAKAAVMGALAALGRPSRSVLDTPRVLLAPRVPYRPDPAQPYRRGAGAVVELPMTVTPVVRFPFIGTFATTLPRGTMRAAYRACRADAFFNFELHGVDVLDAADGIPPELVRQQRDLRVSAAKKQERLRSIFQWLKDDFDVVTLRDAAGRLSATL; translated from the coding sequence ATGCCGGCGGCGCGACTGGCGTCCATCTCCGTCGACCTGGATTCGCTGCCGCACTACTGCCGGATCCACGGGCTGCCCGAGTCGCTGCTGGATGCGCGGGCCCGCACGCTGATCCACCGCGTGGCGGTGCCCCGCTTCCGCGACCTGCTGGCCTCCGTGGGCGCGCCCGGGACGTTCTTCGCCATCGGGGAGGACCTGGAGGCGGACCCCGGCGCGGCGGACGGCATGCGGCGGGCCCACGCGGCGGGCATCGAGGTCGCGAGCCACAGCCACGCCCATGACTACGCGCTCACACGGCGTGGACCGGACGCCATCGCCGAGGACCTGGCGCGCGCGGACGCGGCCATCCTGAAGGCCACCGGCGTGCGGCCCTCCGGCTTCCGGGCCCCCGGCTACACGCTGAACGCGGACCTGTACGCGGCCACCGTGGCACAGGGATACCTGTACGGCTCCTCCACGTTCCCGGCGGCGCCGTACTACGCGGCGAAGGCGGCGGTGATGGGGGCGCTCGCGGCGCTGGGAAGGCCCTCGCGCTCCGTGCTGGACACGCCCCGCGTGCTGCTCGCGCCGCGCGTGCCGTACCGGCCGGACCCCGCCCAGCCCTACCGCCGGGGCGCGGGCGCGGTGGTGGAGCTGCCCATGACGGTGACGCCGGTGGTGCGCTTCCCATTCATCGGCACCTTCGCGACCACGCTGCCTCGCGGCACCATGCGCGCCGCCTACCGGGCGTGCCGGGCGGATGCCTTCTTCAACTTCGAGCTGCACGGCGTGGACGTGCTGGACGCGGCGGACGGCATCCCGCCGGAGCTCGTGCGCCAGCAGCGCGACCTGCGGGTGAGCGCCGCGAAGAAGCAGGAGCGGCTGCGCAGCATCTTCCAGTGGCTGAAGGACGACTTCGACGTCGTCACCCTGCGCGACGCGGCGGGGCGGCTCTCCGCGACGCTGTGA